DNA from Prionailurus bengalensis isolate Pbe53 chromosome X, Fcat_Pben_1.1_paternal_pri, whole genome shotgun sequence:
aagtcggacgcttaaccgactgcgccacccaggcgcccctcagaattctttttaatgtgtccATATATTGATACACCTCATTTGTGAAACCATTTTCTTATTATGGATATTTTTATGTTATCCGGTTTTGTTTGTGCTTTTATGTTAATCcttatattaatgtttttaagtagCAGATtatcagatttgtttttctttatgtaatttgaAAAGCTTGATTGCATTCTTCAGAATAGTTTTATTATACTCTGGAACAAAACTTTTTCCATTGGAATAtttccttgatttaaaaatagCCGTGGACAGACAGAATTCACTGAATAGAAGGTGTTTTGACATTAAATTTGTAATGCATCCATGTTACATGAAGACTAACTAAGTTGTACTGTAATAACAAAGTAATTAAAGTAAGTTTCCTTTAACCACATCCAGATTGTTATAGGCTGCTTTTTCTTTGGAGATGCTCATAACTTGTTTGTACTGTATCCAGCTAGCCCTCCATAGGATGCTTTGTGAATGAACATTCATTAGTTGTGGACATTCAttagttgttttctttgtatcttttcctttGCTACCTCCATTATAAATTTGGTAATTAGGGTACACTTTATAGCATTTTGAAGACTACAAACCACTTTCATACTTTGATGCTTCCTCTCACACTGGATCTCAATGGTAGTCTCTTGAATGGTCTCTGGGTCTCTAGGATCTTCCAGTTTTGAGTCCCTGAGTCgactcttcttcctctgcccactgTTTCCAAGGCAGGGGCAGGGTTTCCAGTGTCTTCTCTATGGGTATTTATAGTGTTTATGGACACAAGAACAGTTGGAAATAGCCTAGCAGgttctgattttctctttgtttacttTGTTCCAGAAATGAAAGTTCATTAGCATCTACCCTGAAGACGCTCCTGTTCTTCACAGCTTTAATGATCACTGTACCTATTGGGTTGTATTTCACGACTAAATCTTATGTTTTTGAAGGTAATCCTAGATGATAAAACAAGACCTTTTCCTCCTTAGTATATTTAAGACTCTGTGTTTTTGTGATCTCCTTATATCTGTAAGCTGGGTACTCTTCATTTGCTTCTTCATCTGTTCCTGTATTGCTTTTCAAAAATCATGTTGTTCAAATAAATCTTCCTTCATGAAATTAACTTTTTCATCAGTTATTTTAGCTTGACAGTGTATTTGTGGATGGTTTTCTGTGAAATAGCTTGCAGGTCCTTTCTTTTACTATACCTCTGAGAGCAAGAGTCGGCTGACATGGGAGGAGGAATTTGGGGGAATGTCCCTTTGGTGGCAGACGTtagtaggaagagaaaataaagtccCCCTTTTTATGTTGAAGTCCTTAAGTGAAGTGATAATTACAGTTTTCATTTAGAATAATGTCTTTGTGTATAGAAGGTTTTCAAAtctttaaatgaatacatgattTATCACCACCCAAGGTATTACTTTTTAATTGCCTGACtagctaaataaatatatacctaaTAAAAACTAGTATGCTTTGTTTTTTGCACTTTGataaattttggaataaaatggaaactttttttctcttgatagGCGCCTTTGGGATGTCCAATAGGGACAGCTATTTTTATGCTGCTATTGTTGCGGTGGTCGCCGTCCACGTGGTGTTGGCCCTCTTTGTTTATGTGGCCTGGAATGAAGGCTCACGACAGTGGCGTGAAGGCAAACAGGATTAAATTGAACATCACTTTTTGATAgcattaaattgatttttaaaaatggtaaatgcGTCTGGGATATTGATGATTTCAATAAAGTTGAGAACATGTTAAAAATCAATCTGAAGGAGTCACATTTGACTAGTGTAAATTTTGATCCTTCTAATACAATGATTTGTATCATCAGTTTTAACTGTATGAACCTCTCATCTGcaaatgagaatttgaaaaagttaagTTGGTCACAAGTAAGTATGTTAACTTAATGACACATTCTGGGAAGAATTTGATTATCTCACTACCAAAAATGTTTTATAGCattttgtcttttggttggttTTAAGTTTCACTCCTCTGGATACATTAAGATGTACACACTGTTCTTCACTGGAACCCTTCCCCTGACTATCGTGAAAGTCTGTGTCATCGGATTTTAGGTTGTAAATTCCTATGCAGAATTGCTTGAATTGTGGATTTTGGACTTAATCTGAATGTCAGTGAGAAATTTTGTGTAAAGAGTAATCTGTAGTCAATAGGAATCTTTCATTACATTATTTCACGGGGGAAACTAGGCTGAATCACATCCATTCATGGAAAAGGACTGGCTTTCTGATGATTTAGGCAGCAAAACAAAGGTAGCTACCTGGGTACTCAGCCTTTGCTGGCTAGCCTGTGCTTTCAGACTAACTTTTTAATGATCTGCTTTGCTGTGTCGTTCAACAATGAAGCTATGCTTTAATTACAAGTTTTGTGTAAACTCCCTTTCAATTAGTTTCTCCTACTTTTTAATAATGTATATGGTACGAATTTatgtttaagtgtatttattttcacgTAGTTAGGAAGTGTAAACAATCCTGAGAATAGATTATTTTTATCATCCACGAAGTATTCTTGGGATCGCTAGtcaggtctttattttttttagagtaagAGCACACATGTGAACATgtacgtgagtgggggagggacagaaagggagagagaatacccaGTAGGCTCCAAAgctcagcgcaaagcctgacatggggctccatcccccaaccctgaaatcatgacctgagccgaaatcaagagatggatgctcaaccgactgtgccacccaggcgcccctagtcagtCTTTCTTAATCAGAGCTGTTATATCCCAGATATATATTGTTAGATAATCCTGAGGTCCTATCTGATAGAAAAAGACCCTGTGGTTTTACTTCACTATCCTTAGTCTATTCTCTCCAGCTACTTAGCACTACTTGTGTGTAGTCTAAAAACACACCTGGAAAAATGAATAGTGAAACAGAGAATTTAAATTCCCTGTGATGGTACCACCGGACATAACCACTAGTTTGGTTTACCCCCTGTGTGCATTTCCTAATGCTAGTTCAATACACTGAACTTTTGGTTTAAGTTCAAATTCTGCCTGTGCTACCTGACagctatttgtgttttttcagaTGAATGATTATTggccattttcttaaaaaagtaaattctacCTTTACTCTTTTTACTAGATCTCTTGTTCAAATTTCCTGTTATTAGTAACCCCTAATACAATGGCCCTTGCTGTTTTTGGCATTACTGATTTGTCTGTTCACCCCAGTTTGATGTGGAACGGGACTAAAGGAATAGGGAGATGATTAGGCATAAAAGCTAAATAGGCACTGTATTTAATTGTTGAGAAAAAGGATTATTGTAGGactattttttattgcttatagTTAAATATTGTCTACACTTTAAACGTCTTTAAGCAGTTATTCTAAATGTAAAGTGTTTTCTTAAAGACCACAGTTTTCATGTAAAATTGtacaaatttaatataaaattgtagAATACCCCAGTTTGAGTCTGGGGTACTATGTGGTAGATTTCTAAATGGTCATCCCTTCTTTAGATGCCTCAACAGAATTGTTGTCCACCTAGTTTCTTTTCTATAATGCCAAGGTTTTATACTTTGGGGATCTTATgctatttgtaaaatattaatgtCCAGTGTTAGATGATTTTGTTTTCAGATGTTTGCTGAGTAGAAAATGATATGGAtgtttttcttcaagtatttAAACCTGGGATTCATGCAAAAGCAGTTGTAATTTCCTCTTGGAAAAAGTACCAAGTGTTTGGAAGTTAGAATTGGATGCTAGGGTTGATATTTAGGATTGTTACAATATAGACTTGCTTTCAAACCAGTTGAGTTTTTCCTGGGGTTTTAACTGTTAACTTACTACTTTGCTGCTCTTGAAATAACATGTGGTATTTGacataagatttatttttcaagatgtcTCATGGATTTCCTCTTGCACAATGTACATACTTCAGGATGTATAGAAAGGAAAGCTACAATTGAGCCCTTGTAAATGTTTTAAGATAGGAATATGTTCACTATCGTTCCAAAATGGATTGTAAGAATAACCTCAATTAGGAGGCATAACTTGAAGTGTCAGCACAAACTACTGATAAACACATTATCTTCCTCACCTCGCCTCCCattttgccccccccccagaATATAATCATTCCTTCCCCATTATGCTAAAAAATGAAGTGTGTTATAGAATGTATCTGATGTAATTCGCTCTTCAAGTGGATAGATAGCATTTTACATGTAACAGCAGAATTCAGTTTTGAGTTGTTACTGAAGGAATTTAAACATCCATTAAAAAAGACCTCCTGTTTCATGGAAATCTAACAAATGCATTGTAATAATTAGACTGTTTTCATCATAAAAATCTTAGCACCTTTGCCAAAAGAGGCAACTGATTGACTTGTttgatgttttccattttcatataaatttatatatccaTCTAGAGTACCCAAGAAGACCAGTAAAAACAGTTAAATAAGATGTACCCAAGGAAAGATAATAGCCAAGGGTACATGAAATAAAGGATTTAAATCCTGATTTAAAAATCTTGTGTGTTTTTCTCATCTCTAGACAAGTTCatgtttactgttttatttatgacCCAGTGAAGTTGTAGAGCATTGTTGGGCCCAGTTTATAAATGGTTCAAAAATACCATGCAATTTGTCACTTGTCTTACTTAGGTCAGCAGCAGATTTTCTCTGCTGTCAAGTGATCTGTGTCCTCCAACAGAGTGGTACAACTTTATTAGTTCAGACTCTACTATTACATTTAAGATAAGTTTTGCGAGAGCTGGGATGAAGCAACACGTTAATAACTtgacaagatttctttcttcttttttgcagAGGGAAAGGGTcacctgagaaaataaattattttcagggaCATTGGGAATCTAATGGTAACTATTACGTGTAATTTATGAATAGTTGAATcctttatatattcattaaaatagtCTGGAATTCCTGAACTTATCATCACTCCTGGCCACACTTTCCTATTTCATTGCTACATATATTCAAGAGTAgtatctgctttcttttttaagatgttCTATAAGTCATATTTGTCAGTCACACAGATTCgtcttcctttttctcaagtTCAGTGAAATCTCACTGAATGGGAATAATAGCAATAGCTAACAACATCTGCACAGCACCTTACAGTTTGCAAAGAACGTTCACatcttcttgtttgagttttgcATAGTGAACCTGTTATGAGATGTCTTTTGACATCCTTGCTGAAGATGTTAGAATCTTTAACTCAGTAGAGTCATTGAATATGCTGTAGTCTTTGAATATAGTGCCCTGACTAGG
Protein-coding regions in this window:
- the VMA21 gene encoding vacuolar ATPase assembly integral membrane protein VMA21 isoform X1, which translates into the protein MLRGKSQLNVEWLGYSPGLLLERKQLLAGRAPRSPGRNESSLASTLKTLLFFTALMITVPIGLYFTTKSYVFEGAFGMSNRDSYFYAAIVAVVAVHVVLALFVYVAWNEGSRQWREGKQD
- the VMA21 gene encoding vacuolar ATPase assembly integral membrane protein VMA21 isoform X2 — its product is MERLDKASLNALQPPDFRNESSLASTLKTLLFFTALMITVPIGLYFTTKSYVFEGAFGMSNRDSYFYAAIVAVVAVHVVLALFVYVAWNEGSRQWREGKQD